A window of Tistrella bauzanensis genomic DNA:
TCAGCCGCCGCTATCGGGCGATCGATCCGGCGGCGTCGCCGTCTGCCGGCGCGCCGGTGGCCTATCGCCCTTATTGGCTGCTGCTCGACCCGACCTTGCGGGTCTTTGCCGCCGGCGGGCTCGACGACATGCAGCACCTGCTGGGTCTGGTGGCGCAGCTACCATCGCCGGCCGGGCATGCCGGGCTGGTGGCCGATGGCGGACAGATCGCCGACAGCCTGGCCGGGGGGCAGACCGGGCAGAGCCCGACCGGGGCGCAGACCGGGCAGAGCCCGACCGGGGCCACGGCGGATGCCGGCCCCTGGGCGCCGGTTCTGATGGTGCCAAGGGTGTTCGAGCCCGGCTTCTGCCAGCGGCTGATCGCGCATTATCAGGCGACCGGCGGCGAGGAGAGCGGCTTCATGCGCGAGATCGACGGCCGCACGGTCGAGATGCGCGATTACGGCCACAAGCGTCGCGCCGACTGCCTGATCGAGGATGAAACCCTGCGCGCCGGCATCCGCGCGCGGATCGAACGGCGGCTGCTGTCGGAACTGGTCAGGGCCTTCCAGTATCGCGCCACGCGGATCGAGCGCTATATCGTCGCCTGCTATGACGGCGACGGCGATGGCGGCTATTTCCGCCCGCATCGCGACAACACCACCCGTGGCACCGCCCATCGCCGGTTCGCGGTCACCATCAACCTGAACACCGATGCCTATCAGGGCGGCGCGCTGCGCTTTCCGGAATTCGGTGACCGGTGCTATGTGGCGCCGACCGGTGGTGCCGTGGTGTTTTCCTGCAGCCTGCTGCACGAGGCACTGCCGGTGACCCGTGGCCGCCGCTTCGCCTGTCTGCCCTTTCTGTATGATGACGAGGGGGCGCGCATCCGCGAGCGCAACGCGGAATTCCTCGACGATCCGACGCTGGTCGCGGTGGCGCGCGGCGCCGGCGCCGCCGGCTGATCAGCCGGCGAAGGCCACCACCACCCGGCGGTTCTGGCGGCCCTTCTTCTCGATCTTCATCACCTCGACCGGGCCGATTTCGCCGGTGCGGGCGACATGGGTGCCGCCGCAGGGTTGCAGATCGACATGGGCCGGCATCGCCTGATCGCCGTCAGCGTCGCCGTTGCCGCCGCCGATCCGGATCAGCCGCACCCGGCCGGCGCCGCGCGGCGGCTGCACCGACATGGTCTTCACAAGCTGCGGTGCCGCATCCAGCCCGGCATCGCTGATCCAGTCGGCGGTGACCGTGTGATCGGCGGCGATCAATGTGTTCAGTGCCTCGGTGATCGCCTGCTTGTCGAGATTGGCCTCGGGCCAGTCGAAATCCAGCCGTGCCCGCTCGGCGCCGACCTGGCCACCGGTGACCGGCGCGGTGATGATCGCCGACAACAGATGCAGGCAGGTATGCAGGCGCATATGAGCGTGCCGCCGGTCCCAGTCGAGCGCCGCGGTCAGGCGCAGACCCGGCGGCGGCGGTGCCTCGGCGCCCTCCGCGGCCAGCCGGTGGGCGATGGTATCGGGGGCCGGGCCCTTGACCGCTTCGGTCACCACCCAAACCCGCCCGTCTTCGGCGATCAGCCGGCCACTGTCGCCGGGCTGGCCGCCGCCGGTCGGATAGAATACCGTCCGGTCCAGGATGATGGCGCCGTCATCGGTTGCCGCCAGCACGGTCGCGGCGCAGTCGCGGGCATAGGGCTCGGCGCGGAAGACGGTCTCGGTTGCGGGCAGGCTGTCGCTGGGCATGGGGGTGAAGGCTCCGGGTTCCTCTGAACAGATCCCGAAGCTTGCCTCGGCCCGCACGATTGGTCCAGCCCGTGTCAGCGATCCAGCCAGGATGGCACCGGCAGGTTCTTCGACCGCAGGAAATCGGCATTGAACAGCTTGCTGGCATAGCGCTGGCCACTGTCGCACAGAATGGTGACGATGGTATGGCCGGGGCCGAGTTTTTCGGCCAGCTTCACCGCGGCGCCGACGTTGATCGCCGAGGATCCGCCCAGCAGCAGCCCCTCTTCGGAAATCAGGTCATAGAGCGCGGGCAGGCTTTCCTCGTCGGTCACCTGCACGGCGCCGTCGAAGGTCACGCCCTCAAGGTTGGCCGTCACGCGCCCCTGGCCGATGCCCTCGCTGATCGAATTGCCCGAGGATTTCAGCTCGCCGGTGGTGATCCAGGAATACAGCGCCGACCCCATCGGATCGCCCAGCCAGCACTGGATATCGGGGTTGCGATC
This region includes:
- a CDS encoding 2OG-Fe(II) oxygenase family protein; the encoded protein is MTDTAAAAPPLKSRSAPLHTLPFGPGDPVPWFQGDCAGNPHFAFSTVAGRWSVLMLAGAAAVPVVSRAVSALADAALLFDGITRTCFFVTLDAADRVAGSDGQPARLPLGRPGFYAFADRDGEISRRYRAIDPAASPSAGAPVAYRPYWLLLDPTLRVFAAGGLDDMQHLLGLVAQLPSPAGHAGLVADGGQIADSLAGGQTGQSPTGAQTGQSPTGATADAGPWAPVLMVPRVFEPGFCQRLIAHYQATGGEESGFMREIDGRTVEMRDYGHKRRADCLIEDETLRAGIRARIERRLLSELVRAFQYRATRIERYIVACYDGDGDGGYFRPHRDNTTRGTAHRRFAVTINLNTDAYQGGALRFPEFGDRCYVAPTGGAVVFSCSLLHEALPVTRGRRFACLPFLYDDEGARIRERNAEFLDDPTLVAVARGAGAAG
- a CDS encoding alanyl-tRNA editing protein, yielding MPSDSLPATETVFRAEPYARDCAATVLAATDDGAIILDRTVFYPTGGGQPGDSGRLIAEDGRVWVVTEAVKGPAPDTIAHRLAAEGAEAPPPPGLRLTAALDWDRRHAHMRLHTCLHLLSAIITAPVTGGQVGAERARLDFDWPEANLDKQAITEALNTLIAADHTVTADWISDAGLDAAPQLVKTMSVQPPRGAGRVRLIRIGGGNGDADGDQAMPAHVDLQPCGGTHVARTGEIGPVEVMKIEKKGRQNRRVVVAFAG